From a region of the Paraburkholderia hospita genome:
- a CDS encoding gamma-glutamylcyclotransferase family protein, producing the protein MQNVFVYGTLRAGEINDIGAAAARNDIASPTLVGSATLRGRLFDFGAYPGLVPDAAGVHVRGDVYAIDDELVAVLDEIEQVYPGIEGLFMPREVTVDVEGTPVTCRYYPVQRDAVKGLPEIRSGDWVEHRRSNGR; encoded by the coding sequence ATGCAAAACGTCTTTGTATATGGCACCTTGCGTGCTGGTGAGATCAATGACATCGGCGCCGCGGCGGCGCGCAACGATATCGCTTCGCCGACGCTGGTCGGTTCGGCCACCTTGCGGGGCCGTCTGTTCGATTTCGGCGCCTACCCGGGCCTCGTGCCCGACGCCGCCGGCGTTCACGTGCGCGGCGACGTCTACGCGATCGACGACGAGCTCGTCGCCGTGCTCGATGAGATCGAGCAGGTGTATCCGGGCATCGAGGGTCTGTTCATGCCGCGTGAAGTGACCGTCGATGTCGAAGGCACGCCCGTCACGTGCCGTTACTATCCCGTGCAGCGGGACGCTGTCAAAGGGCTGCCTGAGATACGCAGTGGCGATTGGGTCGAGCACCGGCGTTCGAACGGGCGCTGA
- the aceB gene encoding malate synthase A produces the protein MANTLSLPQGMTITGDIKPGFEAILTPQALELVASLHRTFEPRRQKLLKARTERAQRLDAGERPDFLAETKSIREGDWTIAPLPQDLQCRRVEITGPVDRKMIINALNSGADSYMTDFEDSNAPSWDNQITGHINLKEAVRRTISLEQNGKSYTLNDKIATLIVRPRGWHLDEKHVSVDGQRVSGGIFDFALFLHHNAKEQLSHGTGPYFYLPKLESHLEARLWNDIFVAAQEAVDVPRGTIRATVLIETILAAFEMDEILYELREHSSGLNAGRWDYIFSAIKKFKNDKDFCLADRSQITMTVPFMRAYALQLLKTCHRRNAPAIGGMSALIPIKGDAAANDKAMAGVRSDKARDATDGYDGGWVAHPGLVPIAMEEFVKVLGDKPNQIGKQRVDVQVTGKDLLDFRPEAPITEAGLRNNINVGIHYLGSWLAGNGCVPIHNLMEDAATAEISRSQVWQWIRSPKGKLDDGRKVTAELVRDLTAQELDKVKAAITGDTKPYNRAAKIFSDMSTSENFTEFLTLPLYEEL, from the coding sequence ATGGCGAACACGTTGTCGCTCCCGCAGGGCATGACCATCACCGGCGACATCAAGCCCGGCTTCGAAGCGATTCTGACGCCGCAAGCGCTCGAACTCGTCGCCAGCCTGCACCGGACGTTCGAGCCGCGTCGCCAGAAACTGCTGAAAGCGCGCACTGAACGTGCGCAACGTCTCGACGCGGGCGAGCGCCCGGATTTTCTCGCCGAAACGAAGAGCATCCGCGAAGGCGACTGGACGATCGCCCCGCTGCCGCAGGATCTGCAATGCCGCCGCGTCGAGATCACGGGTCCCGTCGATCGCAAGATGATCATCAACGCGCTGAACTCGGGCGCGGATTCGTACATGACCGACTTCGAGGATTCGAATGCGCCGAGCTGGGACAACCAGATCACCGGCCATATCAATCTGAAGGAAGCGGTGCGCCGCACGATCTCGCTGGAGCAGAACGGCAAGTCGTACACGCTGAACGACAAAATTGCGACGCTGATCGTGCGTCCGCGCGGCTGGCATCTCGACGAGAAACATGTGAGCGTCGATGGCCAGCGCGTGTCGGGCGGCATCTTCGACTTCGCGCTGTTCCTGCATCACAACGCGAAGGAGCAACTGTCACACGGCACGGGCCCCTACTTCTATCTGCCGAAGCTGGAGAGCCATCTCGAAGCGCGTCTGTGGAACGACATCTTCGTCGCCGCGCAGGAAGCCGTGGATGTGCCGCGCGGCACGATTCGCGCGACCGTGCTGATCGAAACGATCCTGGCTGCGTTCGAAATGGATGAGATCCTGTACGAATTGCGTGAACACAGCTCCGGGCTGAACGCTGGGCGTTGGGACTACATCTTCTCGGCGATCAAGAAGTTCAAGAACGACAAGGACTTCTGTTTGGCCGACCGTTCGCAGATCACGATGACGGTGCCGTTCATGCGTGCGTACGCGTTGCAACTTCTGAAGACGTGCCACCGCCGCAACGCGCCTGCCATCGGCGGCATGAGCGCGCTGATTCCGATCAAGGGCGATGCGGCCGCGAACGACAAGGCAATGGCAGGCGTGCGCTCGGACAAGGCGCGCGACGCGACGGACGGCTACGACGGCGGCTGGGTCGCGCACCCGGGACTCGTGCCCATCGCGATGGAAGAGTTCGTGAAGGTGCTCGGCGACAAGCCAAACCAGATCGGCAAGCAACGCGTCGATGTGCAGGTGACGGGCAAGGATCTGCTCGACTTCCGTCCCGAAGCGCCCATCACCGAGGCAGGATTGCGCAACAACATCAACGTCGGCATTCACTACCTCGGCTCGTGGCTCGCGGGCAATGGCTGCGTCCCAATTCACAACCTGATGGAAGACGCGGCAACGGCGGAAATCTCGCGCTCGCAAGTGTGGCAGTGGATTCGCTCGCCGAAGGGCAAGCTCGACGATGGCCGCAAGGTAACGGCCGAACTCGTGCGCGACCTGACGGCACAGGAACTGGACAAGGTGAAGGCCGCGATTACCGGCGATACAAAACCGTACAATCGCGCCGCAAAGATCTTTAGCGACATGTCGACGTCGGAGAATTTCACCGAGTTCCTGACGCTGCCGCTTTACGAAGAACTCTGA
- a CDS encoding haloacid dehalogenase type II gives MSATTTLFPKAVIFDAYGTLFDVHSVVAAAEQMFPGHGDALSQLWRQKQIEYTQLRTASDPAGARYEPFWNITLDALRFSARKLGLALNAAGEKRLMDEYACLSAFPDVLPALRQLRDVRTAGRNEPIGLAILSNGNPQMLDIAVKSAGMSGLFDHVLSVDAVRAFKPAPATYALGTQAFGAAAREIVFVSSNGWDASGANWFGYTVFWLNRLGAPAEELGVTPHGTGRSMSDLMTFIEHRTSSGKPAKRETSSRTRHSPDA, from the coding sequence ATGTCGGCCACAACGACACTCTTCCCCAAGGCAGTGATTTTCGACGCATACGGCACGCTGTTCGACGTGCATTCCGTCGTCGCTGCCGCGGAGCAGATGTTTCCGGGCCACGGCGATGCGCTTTCGCAGTTGTGGCGGCAAAAACAGATCGAATACACGCAGCTGCGCACGGCCTCCGATCCCGCCGGTGCGCGCTACGAGCCATTCTGGAACATCACGCTCGACGCGCTGCGTTTCTCCGCGCGCAAGCTCGGCCTCGCGTTGAACGCGGCCGGCGAAAAACGCCTGATGGACGAATACGCATGTCTGTCCGCGTTTCCCGATGTGCTGCCCGCGTTGCGCCAATTGCGCGACGTGCGTACAGCGGGGCGCAACGAGCCGATCGGTCTCGCGATCCTGTCGAACGGCAATCCGCAGATGCTCGACATCGCGGTGAAGAGTGCGGGCATGTCCGGACTGTTCGATCACGTGCTGTCGGTGGACGCCGTGCGCGCGTTCAAGCCGGCACCCGCGACCTATGCGCTCGGCACGCAGGCGTTCGGCGCGGCCGCGCGCGAGATCGTGTTCGTGTCGTCGAACGGCTGGGACGCGAGCGGCGCGAACTGGTTCGGCTACACCGTGTTCTGGCTCAACCGCCTGGGCGCGCCCGCCGAAGAACTCGGCGTCACGCCGCACGGCACAGGCAGGAGCATGAGCGATTTGATGACGTTTATCGAACACCGGACGTCGTCCGGAAAACCAGCGAAACGGGAAACAAGCAGCCGCACGCGCCACAGCCCTGACGCATGA
- a CDS encoding LysR family transcriptional regulator produces MDRFKQIETFVTVAARGSLSAAAQSEGVAPAIIGRRIDALEERLGVKLLVRTTRRITLTYEGSAFLEDCQRIIHDMQNAEASVSAGGVKASGHLRLSAPAGFGRRHVAPLVPAFTVAHPDVSISLDLSDRMVDLVNEGFDCAIRLGELPDSSLVSLRLGENKRVCVASPTYLAHRPAPQTLADLAHHNCLALGASANQQRGWVFQQGDNVVTIKVSGTMECSDGAVLHEWCLEGHGLAWRSWWEVGMDIAAGRLVSVLDDFAAPPIGIHAVFPQRRHLPLRVRLYLDFLKHTYGNPAYWG; encoded by the coding sequence GTGGACCGCTTCAAACAGATCGAGACTTTCGTGACCGTCGCGGCGCGCGGCAGCCTGTCGGCGGCGGCGCAGTCCGAAGGCGTCGCGCCCGCGATCATCGGACGCCGCATCGACGCGCTCGAGGAGCGGCTCGGCGTCAAGCTGCTCGTGCGCACCACGCGCCGCATCACGCTGACCTACGAAGGCTCGGCGTTTCTGGAAGACTGTCAGCGCATCATTCACGACATGCAGAACGCCGAGGCGAGCGTGTCGGCGGGCGGCGTGAAGGCGAGCGGCCATCTGCGCTTGTCGGCGCCCGCAGGATTCGGGCGACGGCACGTCGCGCCGCTGGTGCCCGCGTTCACCGTCGCGCATCCCGACGTATCGATCTCTCTCGATCTGTCCGATCGCATGGTCGATCTCGTTAACGAAGGGTTCGACTGCGCGATACGGCTTGGTGAATTGCCTGATTCGTCGCTGGTCTCGTTGAGACTCGGTGAGAACAAGCGCGTATGCGTCGCATCGCCGACTTACCTTGCACACCGCCCGGCACCGCAGACACTCGCCGATCTCGCGCATCACAACTGTCTCGCACTCGGCGCAAGCGCGAACCAGCAGCGCGGCTGGGTGTTCCAGCAGGGCGACAATGTCGTCACGATCAAGGTGTCGGGCACGATGGAATGCTCGGACGGTGCGGTGCTCCACGAATGGTGTCTGGAAGGCCATGGGCTCGCGTGGCGCTCGTGGTGGGAAGTCGGCATGGATATCGCGGCGGGGCGCCTTGTCAGCGTGCTCGACGATTTCGCCGCGCCGCCCATCGGCATTCACGCGGTGTTTCCCCAGCGGCGGCATCTGCCGTTGCGCGTGCGTCTTTATCTCGATTTCCTCAAGCATACGTACGGCAATCCCGCATATTGGGGCTGA